A single region of the Canis lupus familiaris isolate Mischka breed German Shepherd chromosome 35, alternate assembly UU_Cfam_GSD_1.0, whole genome shotgun sequence genome encodes:
- the SLC17A4 gene encoding LOW QUALITY PROTEIN: probable small intestine urate exporter (The sequence of the model RefSeq protein was modified relative to this genomic sequence to represent the inferred CDS: inserted 2 bases in 1 codon; deleted 1 base in 1 codon; substituted 4 bases at 4 genomic stop codons) — protein sequence MNLSIAMPATVNNTTLLGPLNASMERPSTDSQDSWNETLXEFKGVAPTCDWSPEVQGIILSSINYVSILAQIPTGYIAGIFEAKYLVGVGLLLSSILTFFIPLAADAGVALLMVLQIVQGIAQVMVLTSQYXIWVKWAPPLEKNQLIRIAVSGNLLGSFNTWLGGGFLCQTKGXPSIFYISGGIGCACFVLWFPLVYNDPIDHLSISTGEKEYIMYSLDQQDCSQAXSLPVKAMIKSLPLWGILVFYFSEYWIFYFFIAYMPTYISSVLXANLRDSRILSALLISIAFISTILGGLLADFLLSRKILRLMTIRKFSTAIGVVVPSVVLVSLHWVRSNLSTSMVSLALSSTTTFCYAGALINFLDIVPRYTGFLRGMSQDFGHLSGAISSAVAGFLINQDSESGWRNVFLTSASIYVLGLVFYIIFGRAEVQDWATGQTLSSEQTRCLPFSCSAMHRLPSWTFPLGTCFTG from the exons ATGAATCTGAGCATTGCCATGCCAGCTACGGTGAACAACACAACCCTGCTTGGCCCACTCAATGCCTCCATGGAAAGGCCTTCCACAGACTCCCAGGACAGCTGGAATGAAACTCTATAGGAATTCAAGGGAGTg GCTCCTACATGTGACTGGAGTCCTGAAGTCCAAGGGATCATTCTCAGCTCCATCAACTATGTCTCAATCTTGGCTCAAATTCCTACTGGGTATATAGCTGGAATTTTTGAAGCTAAGTATTTggttggtgttggcctgcttctTTCCTCCATCTTGACCTTCTTCATTCCACTGGCAGCTGATGCAGGAGTGGCCTTGCTCATGGTCCTTCAGATAGTTCAAGGAATAGCTCAG gttATGGTATTGACAAGCCAGTATTAAATTTGGGTCAAATGGGCTCCCCCT CTAGAAAAGAATCAACTCATCCGCATTGCTGTATCAGGTAATT TGTTGGGATCCTTCAATACTTGGCTTGGCGGCGGTTTCCTCTGCCAGACCAAAGGGTGACCTTCTATCTTCTATATCTCTG GTGGAATTGGCTGTGCCTGTTTTGTTCTCTGGTTTCCTCTTGTTTATAATGACCCCATAGATCATCTATCTATCAGTACCGGTGAGAAGGAATATATCATGTATTCACTGGATCAACAG GACTGTTCACAGGC GTCTCTTCCCGTAAAGGCTATGATCAAATCCCTACCACTTTGGGGCATTTTAGTCTTTTATTTCAGTGAatattggattttttattttttcatagcatATATGCCAACATACATTAGCTCTGTACTTTAAGCTAACCTCAGAGAT AGTAGAATCCTGTCAGCCCTGCTGATAAGTATTGCCTTCATCAGCACTATCCTTGGAGGTCTACTGGcagattttcttctctccagAAAAATTCTCAGACTCATGACCATCAGGAAGTTCTCCACTGCCATAG GGGTTGTCGTCCCATCTGTGGTTCTCGTGTCCCTGCATTGGGTCAGATCCAACCTCAGCACCAGTATGGTCTCCTTGGCCCTATCTTCTACCACCACTTTCTGCTATGCAGGAGCCCTCATTAACTTCTTGGATATTGTTCCTCG GTACACCGGCTTTCTCAGGGGCATGTCACAAGACTTTGGTCACCTATCGGGAGCCATTTCTTCTGCTGTTGCTGGATTTTTAATTAATCAG GATTCAGAGTCAGGCTGGAGGAATGTCTTCTTGACTTCAGCTTCTATTTACGTGTTGGGCCTGGTCTTCTACATCATCTTCGGCAGAGCAGAGGTCCAGGACTGGGCTACAGGGCAGACACTCAGTTCTGAGCAAACCCGATGCCTTCCATTCTCATGCTCAGCCATGCACCGTTTGCCCTCATGGACATTCCCTCTTGGTACCTGCTTCACTGGATAG